One Sphaeramia orbicularis chromosome 21, fSphaOr1.1, whole genome shotgun sequence DNA window includes the following coding sequences:
- the LOC115412404 gene encoding growth hormone-regulated TBC protein 1-like isoform X2: MEKEIKGNASQLFSSNNANERTDPYGFERPRDFESYKDMMNEYVAVLNRRSMKWSKLLQGKSHVEKNMTDMHRTFPDNVLFQSKAENCLQSTLYNVLLAYGHHNKTVGYCQGMNFIAGYLIIITKDEEKSFWLMDALLGRILPDYYSPAMLGLKTDQEVLGELVKAKAPAVGQLMAQYPGIWTLVVSRWFICLYIDILPIETVLRVWDCLFYEGSKVLFRVALTLVLHHQSEILRARSLSDVCECFKQITHGAFTMDCHTFMQKIFTEPGSLSKATIEKLRDKCTKKIQEEESGQP, encoded by the exons ATGGAGAAGGAAATAAAAGGAAATGCTTCTCAGCTTTTTTCATCCAATAATGCAAATGAAAG GACCGACCCCTATGGCTTTGAGAGGCCTCGCGATTTCGAGTCTTATAAGGACATGATGAATGAGTACGTAGCTGTCCTCAACAGAAGGTCTATGAAGTGGTCCAAACTCCTTCAGGGGAAGTCGCATGTGGAGAAGAACATGACAG ACATGCACAGGACTTTTCCAGACAACGTCCTCTTCCAGAGCAAAGCCGAGAACTGTCTGCAGAGCACTCTGTACAACGTTCTGCTGGCCTATGGACACCATAATAAGACCGTTGGATACTGTCAG GGTATGAACTTCATCGCAGGATACCTCATCATAATCACCAAAGATGAAGAGAAATCCTTCTGGCTTATGGATGCATTGTTGGGCAGAATACTCCCAG ACTACTACAGCCCGGCCATGTTGGGGCTGAAGACCGACCAGGAGGTCCTTGGGGAGCTGGTGAAGGCTAAAGCCCCAGCAGTGGGGCAGCTGATGGCCCAGTATCCAGGCATATGGACCCTGGTGGTGTCCCGCTGGTTCATCTGCCTCTACATTGACATACTGCCAATAGAG ACGGTGTTGCGGGTCTGGGACTGTCTTTTCTACGAAGGCTCCAAAGTGCTTTTCCGTGTCGCTCTGACTCTCGTCCTTCACCACCAGTCTGAGATCCTGAGAGCGCGTTCTTTGTCTGATGTATGCGAGTGCTTCAAACAGATCACCCACGGAGCCTTCACCATGGACTGTCACACCTTCATGCAG AAAATTTTTACTGAACCTGGGAGTCTGTCTAAGGCGACGATTGAAAAACTACGGGACAAATGCACAAAGAAAATCCAAGAGGAGGAATCTGGACAGCCGTAA
- the LOC115412404 gene encoding growth hormone-regulated TBC protein 1-A-like isoform X1: protein MEKEIKGNASQLFSSNNANERTDPYGFERPRDFESYKDMMNEYVAVLNRRSMKWSKLLQGKSHVEKNMTVKRFVRKGVPNEHRARIWMAASGAQERMEGNPGYYQSLLVLEHDAKLKETIHTDMHRTFPDNVLFQSKAENCLQSTLYNVLLAYGHHNKTVGYCQGMNFIAGYLIIITKDEEKSFWLMDALLGRILPDYYSPAMLGLKTDQEVLGELVKAKAPAVGQLMAQYPGIWTLVVSRWFICLYIDILPIETVLRVWDCLFYEGSKVLFRVALTLVLHHQSEILRARSLSDVCECFKQITHGAFTMDCHTFMQKIFTEPGSLSKATIEKLRDKCTKKIQEEESGQP, encoded by the exons ATGGAGAAGGAAATAAAAGGAAATGCTTCTCAGCTTTTTTCATCCAATAATGCAAATGAAAG GACCGACCCCTATGGCTTTGAGAGGCCTCGCGATTTCGAGTCTTATAAGGACATGATGAATGAGTACGTAGCTGTCCTCAACAGAAGGTCTATGAAGTGGTCCAAACTCCTTCAGGGGAAGTCGCATGTGGAGAAGAACATGACAG TGAAGAGGTTTGTGCGTAAAGGAGTCCCCAATGAGCACCGAGCCAGGATCTGGATGGCAGCGAGCGGTGCCCAGGAACGGATGGAGGGTAACCCGGGTTATTATCAGTCCCTGCTGGTTCTGGAGCACGACGCCAAGCTGAAAGAAACCATTCACACAG ACATGCACAGGACTTTTCCAGACAACGTCCTCTTCCAGAGCAAAGCCGAGAACTGTCTGCAGAGCACTCTGTACAACGTTCTGCTGGCCTATGGACACCATAATAAGACCGTTGGATACTGTCAG GGTATGAACTTCATCGCAGGATACCTCATCATAATCACCAAAGATGAAGAGAAATCCTTCTGGCTTATGGATGCATTGTTGGGCAGAATACTCCCAG ACTACTACAGCCCGGCCATGTTGGGGCTGAAGACCGACCAGGAGGTCCTTGGGGAGCTGGTGAAGGCTAAAGCCCCAGCAGTGGGGCAGCTGATGGCCCAGTATCCAGGCATATGGACCCTGGTGGTGTCCCGCTGGTTCATCTGCCTCTACATTGACATACTGCCAATAGAG ACGGTGTTGCGGGTCTGGGACTGTCTTTTCTACGAAGGCTCCAAAGTGCTTTTCCGTGTCGCTCTGACTCTCGTCCTTCACCACCAGTCTGAGATCCTGAGAGCGCGTTCTTTGTCTGATGTATGCGAGTGCTTCAAACAGATCACCCACGGAGCCTTCACCATGGACTGTCACACCTTCATGCAG AAAATTTTTACTGAACCTGGGAGTCTGTCTAAGGCGACGATTGAAAAACTACGGGACAAATGCACAAAGAAAATCCAAGAGGAGGAATCTGGACAGCCGTAA